The nucleotide window TTGGGCTTGTCGGTCCGAATGGAAGCGGCAAGACAACACTAACGAACGCAATTACCGGATTTTTCCCGCCAAACGAGGGCAAAGTCCGGCTGGCAGGAAAGGACATCACGGGCACGGCGCCTCACAAGGTTGCCAAGCTTGGGGTGGCCCGGACGTTCCAGAATCTTGCGCTGTTCAACGGGTTGAGCGTTCTGGACAACATCCTGCTCGGGCGGCACATCCACATGAGGCCAGGCGTTTTGCGCACGGCGCTTTATTGGTGGGCAGCACAGCGTGAAGAAATCGCGAACCGTAAAATCGTCGAGGAAGTGATCGAGTTTCTGCAGCTCGAAAGCATTAGACATGAGTTGGTTGATGGTCTTCCGATCGGGTTAAAAAAGCGGGTCGAGCTGGCGCGGGCATTGGTTGCTGAGCCGCAGATGTTGATTCTCGATGAGCCGATGGCAGGCATGAATCAGGAAGAAAAGGGATACATGTCCCGCTTCATTCTGGATGCCCGGGCCGAACGTGGCGTGACCGTTCTACTCATCGAGCACCATATGGATGTCATCACCGGCATTTGCGATCGGATGCTGGCCCTGAATTATGGTGAAATGATCGCCAGCGGCATCCCCAAGGAGGTTGTGAAGGACCCCCGGGTCATCGAGGCATATATCGGAGGGTCGCATGACTGATTTTACGAAGAACCGGTCTTCGGGCGGCGAAACGATTGGTGCACTTCTGGCGAAGAACGCGTCACTCCACGGAAACGATATCGCCCTTCGCGAAAAAGAGCGCGGGATATGGAAAGAAACCACCTGGGCGGAATACGCCGATGAGGTGCTGGCCTGCGCGGCCGGACTTGAAAAAATCGGCGTGAAGCCGGGTAAAGCCGTGCTTATTCTGGGCGATAACCGTGCGCGGCTGTATGGTGGCATACTGGCTGTTTCGTTGCTGGGTGCCTATGCAATGCCCGCTTATCCAGGCGCGACGCTTGAGGAACTCAGGCACTTTCTTGGCGAAGTCGAAATCGTCGCGGCGATCGCCGAGGATCAGGAACAGGTTGACAAGATCCTGGAACTGAAGGCCGCGGGCGCCGAGGGGATCGACCACATCATTTATGACGAAGCGCGGGGCCTTGGTTTCTATGAGGTCGAAGGGCTGATGTCCTGGGATCACCTGATCGAAGTCGGTCAGCACGATCTGAATGAAGCCCCCGGCCTGCGCGAAGAACTCTATGGTCGGGCAACGCCCGCGATCCGGCCATTTTCATGCATTCGTCAGGGACAACGGGCAAGCCGAAAGGGATCGTTCTGAGTCAGAAGAACGTTCTTGCTGCGGCCAGGAACGGGCATGCAGCGGGCGCATTCGACGAAAACGAGGAGATCCTTGCGTACTTGCCGATGGCCTGGGTGGGAGACTACGCCATAACCGTTGCGGCGGCGCTGCTTTGGCGGTTCACCGTGAACGTGCCGGAGCGCCAGGAAACAGTCGTGCGCGACATGCGCGAGATCGCTCCGACCTTCTATCTGGCGGCGCCGAGAAGCTGGGACCAGATGCTGACGACAATCCAGGTGGGTATCGAGAATTCGACCCCTTTCAAGAAATGGCTATACCATTTCTTCATGGATCGGGCCATCGCAGCTGAGACACGCAAGCTGAACGGAAAAAGCGGTGGTATATTGGAGCCTTTGGGCAGGCTTTTGGGTGAGGTAATCGTTTTCGGTCCGATCAAGGACCAGTTCGGAATGAGCCGCCTCAAGAACGCGTTCACCGGCGGCGAAGCGATCGGCGAAGACACCTTTGTTTTCTACCGAGCTCTTGGAATCAAGTTGCGCCAACTCTACGGCCAAACCGAAAACAGCGCGATCAATGCGATTCAGGCTCCGGGTGAAGTGCGCCTTCATACCGTTGGCAAACCCGCGCCGGGCGTCGAGGTGAAAATCGCCGAGGACGGGGAGATCCTGGTGCGCTCGGACAGCGTGTTTGAAGGGTACTTCAACAAACCCGAAGCGACCGCCGAAGCCCTTGAGGGCGGGTGGCTGCATACAGGTGATGCCGGGTATCTGGAGGAAGATGGAAATCTGGTCGTTCTGGGGCGCGTCTCCGAGGTCATGCACACGGCCGGAGGCGAGCGTTATGTGCCAAACTACATCGAGAACCGGTTGAAATTCAGCCCTTACATTAAGGATGCGGCCGTAATAGGCGCCGGCCTTGACGAATTGACGGCCATGGTCTGCGTGGATTTCGAAGCGGTGGGCCACTGGGCAGAGGTGAACGGCGTACCTTATGTGTCTTATGCCGATCTTTCTCAGCGTGAAGAGGTCGCGACGTTGCTTCGCGAGGCTTTCCAGCGGGTCAACAAGGTCGTCACAGAACCGTTGCGCCTGCAACGCTTTGTCAGTCTGCCGAAAGAATTCGACGCGGACGATGGTGAGATCACGCGAACCCGAAAACTGCGGCGGAAGGTCGTTCAGGAACGCTATGCCGACGTGATCGCAGCGCTCTACGACGGTTCAAAAGAGGTCCATGTCAGCGCGCAGGTGATTTACGAGACCGGGGAAGTGGGGAAGGTCGAAAGAATCCTTCCCATCAGGGAGGTATAAATGAACTGGGTTTTTCTAACAGAGCTTGCGGTCAACGGGGCGTTGACGGGTCTGCTATATTCGCTATTCGCCATCGGCCTTGTGCTGATCTACAAGGCATCCTCGGTTCCCAATCTGGCGCAAGGCGGACTGACAATGGCCGGGGCCTATGTGGTCCTCGCGTTGGCGCGCGACGTGGGCATGCCGCTTTGGGCCGCCATTCCGCTCGCCGCAGTCATCATGTTCGGCCTTGGGTTTGGTATTGAGCGTGTCGCTCTGCGCCGTCTCGCAGGTCGGCCGGTCGTCATGATCCTGATGCTGACACTTGGTCTCGACATTTTCCTGCGGGGTACGACGCTTGCGATCTGGGGCGGGACGTCGCGATCGATGGAGCTGGGCGTCAGCTATGATCCGCTGTTCCTGGGCGACATCTTCATCAGCCGCATCCATCTGGTTGGTGCCGGTGTTGCGCTCGGTCTGTTTGTCGCCTTCATGCTGTTTTTCCGAACCCGGACCGGGATCAAGTTGCGGGCGATCGCGGATGATTACATGGCTTCATGGTCGGTCGGTATCTCGGTTGAGCGCGGCGTTGGGTTGTCCTGGGCATTGGCATCTGTCGTTGCCGTCGCCGCTGGCGTCATCTGGGGTGAGATTCAGGGTGTCGATCAGGCGCTGTCGCTGTTGCTTCTCAAGGGTCTGACGGTTGCCGTTCTCGGTGGTCTCGACAGCATCCTGGGCGCGGTGATCGCGGGCATCATCCTGGGCGTCGTCGAAAACGTTGGCGCTGATTTCCTCGATCCGCTTGTCGGAGGCGGAAGCCGTGAGCTTATCGTCGCTGCCGTGCTCATTCTTACGGTCATGATCCGTCCGCACGGGCTGTTCGGTCGTCACGACATCGAAAGGGTGTAAGGCATGTTTTATAGACTCTCCGGTGTACATCACGCCGACTATGTTTCGGACAGCCGTATCTTCAAGGTGCCTGCTGACAGGAATCTGACAGCATTCATCTTCTTGATTGGTCTTGCCGCGCCATTCATCATCCCGTCGCTTTATCTGAACAGCTACATGCTTCCGTGGCTGATCTGGACGGCCGCCGCGCTTGGACTGAACCTGGTGACAGGGTGGGCCGGCCAATTGCACTTGGGATATGCTGCGGTCATGGCCGTCGGAGCATATTCGGCGATCCATGCCGCGCGTTTCGGGGTGCCATGGGAATTCGCCCTGATCATTGGCGGGTTGACGTCATCTGTGATTGGCAGCCTGTTCGCTTTTGCCGCCTTGCGTGTCAAAGGGCTCTATCTCGCCCTTACGACTCTCGCTATGCAGTTCGTGATGGACTGGGTTCTGACCCACTCTCCGGCAATCTCGGGGGGCTCGCACGCATCGCTCCAGTCACCGACATTGGCGCTGCTTGGACAAAAGATTACGTCTGACACTGGCTTTTACTATGTCGCCTTTGCTTGGTGCGTGTTGGTGACGATGTTCATGCTCAACCTCAAGCGCACTGGGCTTGGCCGTGCCTTGGTCGCAGTGAGAGAAAAAGACTTTGCCGCCGCGATCTTGGGTGTGAACAGCTTCTACTACAAGATTCTGGCCTTCGCGACTTCTTCTTTCATCGCGGGTGTCAGTGGTGCGTTGCTGGTCGCGACGTTCTTCTTTCTTGCTGCTCCCGAACAGTTCTCGGTTGCGGTTTCGATCCAGGTTCTTGCAATGGTGATCGTTGGCGGTCTTGGCAGTATCATCGGATCCTATTTCGGTGTTGCCCTGATCCTTCTTGTTCCCGGTCTGGTGAATGGTCTCGTCGTCGCGCTGAGCCAATGGCTTGGCGTGCAGATCGATGTTGAAACACTCGCTCACATCCCGAACGCAGTCTATGGCGCGCTCATCGTGATTATCCTTCTGATCGAACCACTCGGTTTGGGAAAGCTCTACGGCAACATCAGAGACTATCTGATGGTCTGGCCCTTCGATCAATTCAAGAAATAAGGGAAATGCCGATGCAAGAACAAGTTGTAACCCAGAACATCTTGTCCATGAACAGCGTCGAAGTGCTGTACGACAATGTGATGCTGGCGATCAAAGGTGTTTCGGTCCAAGTCCCAAAGGGCGAGATGATCGCACTCTTGGATCGAACGGAGCGGGAAAAAGCACCACGTTGAAAGCGATCAGCGGTCTTTTGAAGGCTGAGCGCGGACGCATCAGCCGAGGTGAGATAACATTCCAGGGAACGGACATTACCGAAGCGCTCGCGCAAAAACGCGTCGAGATGGGCATCTGTCATGTCATCGAAGGGCGACGGGTCTTCTAACACCTGACCCCC belongs to Frigidibacter mobilis and includes:
- a CDS encoding ABC transporter ATP-binding protein: MDLVIRQGEIFGLVGPNGSGKTTLTNAITGFFPPNEGKVRLAGKDITGTAPHKVAKLGVARTFQNLALFNGLSVLDNILLGRHIHMRPGVLRTALYWWAAQREEIANRKIVEEVIEFLQLESIRHELVDGLPIGLKKRVELARALVAEPQMLILDEPMAGMNQEEKGYMSRFILDARAERGVTVLLIEHHMDVITGICDRMLALNYGEMIASGIPKEVVKDPRVIEAYIGGSHD
- a CDS encoding AMP-dependent synthetase/ligase is translated as MHSSGTTGKPKGIVLSQKNVLAAARNGHAAGAFDENEEILAYLPMAWVGDYAITVAAALLWRFTVNVPERQETVVRDMREIAPTFYLAAPRSWDQMLTTIQVGIENSTPFKKWLYHFFMDRAIAAETRKLNGKSGGILEPLGRLLGEVIVFGPIKDQFGMSRLKNAFTGGEAIGEDTFVFYRALGIKLRQLYGQTENSAINAIQAPGEVRLHTVGKPAPGVEVKIAEDGEILVRSDSVFEGYFNKPEATAEALEGGWLHTGDAGYLEEDGNLVVLGRVSEVMHTAGGERYVPNYIENRLKFSPYIKDAAVIGAGLDELTAMVCVDFEAVGHWAEVNGVPYVSYADLSQREEVATLLREAFQRVNKVVTEPLRLQRFVSLPKEFDADDGEITRTRKLRRKVVQERYADVIAALYDGSKEVHVSAQVIYETGEVGKVERILPIREV
- a CDS encoding AMP-binding protein, which gives rise to MTDFTKNRSSGGETIGALLAKNASLHGNDIALREKERGIWKETTWAEYADEVLACAAGLEKIGVKPGKAVLILGDNRARLYGGILAVSLLGAYAMPAYPGATLEELRHFLGEVEIVAAIAEDQEQVDKILELKAAGAEGIDHIIYDEARGLGFYEVEGLMSWDHLIEVGQHDLNEAPGLREELYGRATPAIRPFSCIRQGQRASRKGSF
- a CDS encoding branched-chain amino acid ABC transporter permease encodes the protein MNWVFLTELAVNGALTGLLYSLFAIGLVLIYKASSVPNLAQGGLTMAGAYVVLALARDVGMPLWAAIPLAAVIMFGLGFGIERVALRRLAGRPVVMILMLTLGLDIFLRGTTLAIWGGTSRSMELGVSYDPLFLGDIFISRIHLVGAGVALGLFVAFMLFFRTRTGIKLRAIADDYMASWSVGISVERGVGLSWALASVVAVAAGVIWGEIQGVDQALSLLLLKGLTVAVLGGLDSILGAVIAGIILGVVENVGADFLDPLVGGGSRELIVAAVLILTVMIRPHGLFGRHDIERV
- a CDS encoding branched-chain amino acid ABC transporter permease, producing MFYRLSGVHHADYVSDSRIFKVPADRNLTAFIFLIGLAAPFIIPSLYLNSYMLPWLIWTAAALGLNLVTGWAGQLHLGYAAVMAVGAYSAIHAARFGVPWEFALIIGGLTSSVIGSLFAFAALRVKGLYLALTTLAMQFVMDWVLTHSPAISGGSHASLQSPTLALLGQKITSDTGFYYVAFAWCVLVTMFMLNLKRTGLGRALVAVREKDFAAAILGVNSFYYKILAFATSSFIAGVSGALLVATFFFLAAPEQFSVAVSIQVLAMVIVGGLGSIIGSYFGVALILLVPGLVNGLVVALSQWLGVQIDVETLAHIPNAVYGALIVIILLIEPLGLGKLYGNIRDYLMVWPFDQFKK